In a single window of the Dinghuibacter silviterrae genome:
- a CDS encoding Ig-like domain-containing protein, with the protein MKSLLGILCVFWCIPTLAQMQACPANINFAQGTLTDWGAYTGLFNDNTNNRQIADSVSYPMNQAAPAGTIGATTISEYQLPSMNGISVITTSTNDYFGGFPTIPTINGYSYYQSVLLGSTAISHSNGGGQGGYVRGIRYLISVPPGPTTTPYTMTYAYAMVLENGTHNSDQQPMFSATLAVGDSIITCASPSYLLPTNNNAQNGGTGATLDSAAAKAEGFAPSRNPSVNQNPNSPTGGHLYDVWWKSWVEVTFDLSAYRGRVVTLTFEADNCVPGGHFAYAYVALRNTCAGLLISGDTVACTNSDLMYSVPSLAGATYSWSVPADWSILSGASTNIIQVAAGVDPGKIVVHEVNGCANLHDTLNVITAPPTIPGSLVGTNTVCTGTNSSTLDLTGSRGSVLNWLYSTNNGTTWTSIADTNRTYTAQNLTATTTYAAMIQNGQSCAVDTSGTATVTVDPKSVGGSLEPPFTEVCTGQNKGAILTLTGATGNPSGWQTSLDGGVTWSPMVPPDTSHTYGIQNVTGNTDYRVVVQSGVCPADTSSVAQVTLLPALFPQVDITPADTLICYGATAPLGASVTIGTSYTWTHTSPLSGASSGSIPYTPYAIDATATPTTSSMYILTVYNTGCPNPLVDTFQVNVYPQIVVNAGHDTAVVINQPLQLDARSSDSNDTFSWTPATGLSSTEIYDPVAIENGEQTTIHYTVTATAANGCTGDAGITVTVFRTPADIFVPSGFTPGLNIDNIFRPILVGISSLQFFRVYNRYGQLVYSTSSTETGWDGTVNGKPQPSEAYVWMVQGTTYLGKTIFKKGTVVLMR; encoded by the coding sequence ATGAAATCCTTATTGGGCATCTTATGTGTGTTTTGGTGTATTCCGACGCTGGCGCAGATGCAGGCTTGTCCGGCGAATATTAATTTTGCCCAGGGGACACTGACGGACTGGGGCGCCTATACCGGTCTCTTCAATGACAACACCAACAACCGGCAGATCGCAGATTCCGTATCATACCCGATGAACCAGGCGGCTCCCGCGGGTACGATCGGCGCCACGACCATCTCCGAATACCAGTTGCCGTCCATGAACGGGATCTCGGTGATCACCACGAGCACAAACGACTATTTCGGGGGATTCCCTACCATTCCAACCATCAACGGCTATTCTTATTACCAGTCGGTCCTGCTGGGCTCCACCGCCATTTCCCATTCCAACGGGGGTGGCCAGGGGGGGTATGTCCGCGGGATCCGCTACCTGATCAGTGTTCCACCCGGTCCCACCACCACCCCGTATACCATGACGTACGCCTACGCCATGGTGCTGGAAAACGGGACCCATAACTCCGACCAGCAACCGATGTTTTCGGCCACATTGGCGGTCGGGGACAGCATCATCACCTGTGCCTCCCCCAGCTACCTTCTTCCGACGAACAACAACGCCCAAAACGGGGGCACCGGTGCCACCCTCGATTCGGCAGCGGCCAAAGCCGAAGGGTTCGCCCCCAGCCGGAATCCTTCCGTCAATCAAAACCCGAACTCCCCCACCGGCGGCCACCTCTATGACGTCTGGTGGAAAAGCTGGGTGGAAGTGACCTTCGACCTGAGTGCTTACCGGGGGCGGGTCGTCACCCTTACATTCGAAGCCGACAACTGTGTCCCGGGCGGCCACTTCGCCTACGCCTACGTCGCCCTGCGCAATACCTGTGCGGGCCTGCTCATCAGCGGGGATACCGTCGCCTGTACCAACTCGGACCTGATGTATTCGGTTCCGTCCCTGGCCGGGGCTACCTATTCCTGGTCGGTCCCGGCGGACTGGTCCATTCTTTCCGGGGCTTCCACCAACATCATCCAGGTGGCTGCCGGCGTCGACCCGGGCAAGATCGTCGTCCACGAGGTCAACGGCTGTGCCAACTTACACGACACCCTGAATGTCATTACCGCTCCCCCCACCATACCGGGTTCGCTCGTGGGGACCAACACCGTTTGCACGGGTACCAATTCCAGTACCCTCGACCTCACGGGTAGCAGGGGCAGTGTCCTGAACTGGTTGTACTCCACCAACAACGGGACCACCTGGACGTCCATTGCAGATACCAATCGTACCTATACCGCCCAAAACCTTACGGCCACCACGACGTACGCGGCGATGATCCAGAACGGGCAGTCCTGCGCCGTCGATACCAGCGGTACCGCGACCGTTACCGTCGACCCGAAAAGCGTGGGCGGCTCGCTGGAACCACCCTTCACCGAAGTCTGTACGGGGCAGAACAAAGGCGCCATCCTGACCCTTACGGGGGCGACGGGTAACCCTTCGGGCTGGCAAACCTCTCTTGACGGGGGCGTGACCTGGTCGCCGATGGTCCCTCCGGATACCTCCCATACGTATGGCATCCAGAACGTGACCGGGAATACGGACTACCGGGTAGTCGTCCAAAGCGGGGTTTGTCCTGCAGACACGAGCTCCGTGGCCCAGGTGACCCTTTTGCCCGCCCTTTTCCCGCAAGTGGACATCACACCGGCCGATACGCTGATCTGTTACGGCGCGACGGCCCCGCTGGGCGCCTCCGTCACCATCGGAACCAGTTATACGTGGACCCATACCAGTCCTTTGTCAGGGGCTTCGTCCGGATCGATCCCCTATACACCCTACGCGATCGACGCTACAGCGACGCCGACAACGTCTTCCATGTATATCCTGACCGTCTACAACACGGGTTGCCCCAACCCCCTGGTGGATACCTTCCAGGTGAACGTCTACCCCCAGATCGTCGTCAATGCAGGACACGACACGGCCGTCGTCATCAACCAGCCCTTGCAACTCGATGCCCGGTCCAGCGATTCCAACGATACCTTTAGCTGGACCCCGGCCACAGGGCTCAGCAGTACGGAGATCTACGATCCCGTGGCCATTGAGAACGGGGAGCAAACCACCATCCACTATACCGTGACCGCCACCGCTGCCAACGGATGCACCGGAGATGCCGGTATTACCGTCACGGTCTTCAGGACCCCGGCCGATATTTTCGTCCCCAGCGGTTTTACACCCGGTCTCAACATCGACAATATATTCCGCCCCATCCTCGTGGGGATCTCCTCCCTCCAGTTCTTCCGGGTCTACAACCGGTATGGACAGCTCGTCTACAGTACGTCCTCCACCGAAACAGGCTGGGATGGTACTGTCAACGGCAAGCCCCAGCCTTCCGAGGCGTATGTCTGGATGGTCCAGGGCACGACGTACCTGGGAAAAACGATCTTTAAGAAAGGAACCGTGGTGCTGATGCGGTAG
- a CDS encoding helix-turn-helix domain-containing protein, with translation MFFLIFQDLLTMKEKDKIRLDKFGAHLARLREEKGLSQRALSARCEVDFAKISKLENGKANLVVTTLVELAEGLGVHPRDLLDLDWL, from the coding sequence ATGTTTTTTCTTATTTTCCAGGACCTTTTGACCATGAAGGAAAAAGACAAAATCAGGTTGGACAAATTCGGCGCCCACCTGGCCAGGCTGAGGGAAGAAAAAGGACTGAGTCAAAGAGCCTTGTCCGCCAGGTGCGAGGTGGATTTTGCAAAGATCAGCAAACTGGAAAACGGCAAGGCCAACCTGGTCGTCACCACGCTGGTCGAACTAGCCGAAGGCCTGGGTGTACATCCCCGGGATTTGCTGGACCTGGATTGGCTTTGA
- a CDS encoding LOG family protein, translating to MKRLAVFCGSSAGTDPVYLHQARLLGETLAGKKIGVVYGGASVGLMGAVADGALAAGGSVTGVIPAFLKTREIEHRGLTTLEVVENMHQRKQRIAELSDGAIALPGGFGTLEELFEVLTWGQLGLHQKPIGLLNTGGFYDDLLRWLDKAVSAGFLKKQNRETILVSEVVGGLLEKMMV from the coding sequence ATGAAACGGTTGGCAGTTTTTTGCGGCTCCAGCGCGGGCACCGACCCGGTCTATCTGCACCAGGCGCGGCTTTTGGGCGAAACCCTTGCGGGCAAAAAAATCGGAGTCGTTTACGGTGGCGCTTCGGTGGGGCTGATGGGAGCGGTGGCGGACGGGGCGTTGGCCGCTGGTGGTTCCGTCACCGGCGTCATCCCTGCTTTTCTGAAGACGAGAGAAATCGAACACCGGGGGCTGACGACCCTCGAAGTCGTGGAAAACATGCACCAGCGCAAACAGCGGATAGCCGAGCTCAGCGACGGCGCTATCGCACTCCCGGGGGGATTCGGAACGCTGGAGGAACTCTTCGAGGTGCTGACCTGGGGACAGTTGGGGCTTCACCAAAAACCCATCGGGTTGCTCAACACGGGAGGATTTTACGATGACCTTCTCCGTTGGTTGGACAAAGCCGTATCGGCAGGATTCCTAAAGAAACAAAACCGCGAGACCATCCTGGTATCAGAGGTTGTCGGTGGGTTGCTGGAAAAGATGATGGTTTAG
- the pnuC gene encoding nicotinamide riboside transporter PnuC has product MTVHEWASLLVQQVAETDWLQWVAVAAGVAEVLYARAGKIWLYPTGILGTVLTIYILWCSGLYAECWLNGYYFVMSVYGWWHWARKKNTPPVKASYCNAAEWWITGAIVVLGTLLLYVILKYKTPSTVPFWDAWVSATAWAGMWLLARRKIENWILLNISNLFAVPLLFYKHLPMFAALTVFLFVIAVQGFFAWRKEIRADALGTMIPGHS; this is encoded by the coding sequence ATGACTGTACACGAATGGGCGAGCCTCCTGGTGCAACAGGTAGCGGAAACCGACTGGCTGCAATGGGTAGCCGTCGCGGCCGGTGTGGCTGAAGTCCTGTATGCCCGCGCGGGAAAAATCTGGCTTTATCCCACCGGTATCCTCGGAACGGTGCTGACCATTTACATCCTTTGGTGCTCCGGGCTTTATGCCGAATGCTGGCTGAACGGATATTATTTCGTCATGAGTGTGTACGGGTGGTGGCATTGGGCAAGGAAAAAAAATACACCCCCGGTGAAGGCCTCTTATTGCAACGCCGCCGAATGGTGGATCACGGGTGCGATTGTCGTCTTGGGGACCCTGTTGCTCTACGTTATCCTGAAGTATAAAACGCCCTCTACGGTCCCTTTTTGGGACGCATGGGTCAGTGCAACGGCCTGGGCGGGGATGTGGCTGCTGGCCCGCCGAAAGATTGAAAATTGGATCTTGCTGAATATTTCTAACCTCTTTGCGGTTCCTTTATTGTTTTACAAACACCTCCCGATGTTTGCCGCGTTAACCGTCTTTTTATTCGTCATTGCCGTCCAGGGCTTCTTCGCATGGAGGAAAGAGATTCGGGCAGATGCCCTGGGGACAATGATCCCAGGGCATTCGTAA
- a CDS encoding DUF7793 family protein has protein sequence MSPILETEYVRFEMEGDILVATYKKGKKVDLQAAQQIVRDRVEYTGGAPVLVLLCNQGVISIDKESRAYLSSQEGTHGIKAAAILSDTAATAIIGNFIIQVNKPHIPVRLFINRDRALGWLKTKA, from the coding sequence ATGAGCCCGATACTGGAAACCGAGTACGTTCGATTCGAAATGGAAGGCGATATCCTGGTCGCCACCTACAAGAAAGGAAAAAAGGTAGACCTGCAAGCTGCCCAACAGATCGTCCGTGACAGGGTTGAATACACAGGCGGGGCGCCTGTGCTGGTCCTGTTGTGCAACCAGGGTGTGATCAGCATCGACAAGGAGTCCAGGGCCTACCTGTCATCGCAAGAGGGCACCCATGGCATCAAGGCGGCCGCCATCCTGAGCGATACCGCGGCGACCGCTATCATCGGAAATTTTATCATCCAGGTGAACAAGCCCCATATTCCCGTACGGTTGTTCATCAACCGGGACAGGGCCTTAGGTTGGTTGAAGACGAAGGCTTAG
- a CDS encoding M28 family metallopeptidase — protein MREILIAALCCFAGAATAQTPSLLGFAPAGASAETALEARFDTYLDATRIGARLKVLSDRPHHVGSPGDQLNARRIYDEYKACGFDVSVDTFYVLFPTPKTRLLEMTAPVPYKALLAEPSLKEDATSGQTSEQLPTYNAWSADGDVSGQLVFVGYGLPDDYDQLARRGIDVKGKIVIARYGRSWRGIKPKVAQEHGAIGCIIYSDPKDDGYFAGDVYPEGAFKNEYGVQRGSVMDMPIYPGDPLTPNIGATKDAPRIDRKDAVNLLKIPVLPISYHDAEPLLKSLGGPVAPEDWRGALPMTYHLGPGKTVVHLKLEFNWDIKPIYDIVARVPGSVFPDQWIIRGNHHDAWVNGAGDPLSGQVAMLEEAHAIGELLKTGWRPKRTLVFCSWDGEEPALLGSTEFVEEHARDLQRHAVAYINSDGNGRGFLNAEGSHALQPFLEQVARDVKDPETGVSVLERRRAREAVNSADTKQRSELLASYPFHIGALGSGSDFSPFIQHIGVPSIDLAYGGEDPGGEYHSIYDSYDDYRRFKDPGFVYGVTLAKTAGRTMLRLSEADVLPFDFTALSKTIEGYEGEVTALAEKMRESTTVDNRLIREGYYRLADNPAEPIQAPSPKTAVPFFNFAPLQNAQAALSKASGRLQKVLTPALSGDTLRVVNTGLYQAEQQLLSDQGLPRRPWYRHTIYAPGFYTGYGVKTLPGIREALEQRNWAEVQQQIDLDAAVLSQFADYLDRLATSAGAPE, from the coding sequence ATGAGAGAAATCCTGATCGCCGCCCTGTGCTGTTTTGCCGGCGCGGCCACCGCCCAGACCCCATCCCTTCTTGGTTTTGCTCCTGCCGGTGCGTCCGCAGAGACCGCACTGGAAGCGCGCTTCGACACCTACCTCGACGCCACGCGGATCGGTGCGCGGCTAAAGGTGCTGTCCGACAGGCCCCACCACGTGGGTTCCCCGGGGGATCAACTGAACGCCCGCCGCATTTATGACGAGTACAAAGCCTGTGGCTTCGACGTATCGGTCGATACGTTTTATGTACTTTTCCCCACACCAAAGACACGCTTGCTGGAGATGACGGCCCCCGTCCCCTACAAGGCGCTCCTCGCCGAGCCCTCCCTCAAGGAAGACGCGACCTCCGGCCAGACGTCCGAGCAACTGCCCACGTACAACGCCTGGTCCGCTGACGGGGACGTGAGCGGTCAGTTGGTTTTCGTGGGATATGGTTTGCCGGATGACTACGATCAGCTCGCCCGCCGGGGCATCGACGTCAAGGGAAAGATCGTGATCGCCCGTTATGGCCGCTCCTGGAGAGGGATCAAGCCAAAGGTTGCCCAGGAACACGGAGCGATCGGGTGCATCATCTATTCCGATCCCAAAGACGACGGTTATTTCGCGGGCGACGTATACCCCGAAGGCGCCTTTAAGAATGAATACGGCGTACAGCGCGGCTCGGTCATGGACATGCCGATCTACCCGGGTGATCCTTTGACGCCCAATATCGGCGCCACCAAAGACGCTCCCCGGATCGATCGTAAGGATGCCGTAAATCTTTTGAAGATCCCTGTTTTGCCCATCAGCTACCACGACGCCGAGCCCCTGCTCAAAAGCCTGGGTGGACCGGTGGCGCCGGAAGACTGGAGAGGCGCTCTGCCCATGACCTATCACCTGGGTCCCGGGAAAACGGTGGTCCACCTGAAACTGGAATTTAACTGGGACATCAAGCCCATTTATGATATTGTCGCCCGGGTACCGGGAAGCGTTTTCCCCGACCAATGGATCATCCGCGGAAACCACCACGACGCCTGGGTTAACGGGGCAGGAGACCCGCTCAGCGGACAGGTAGCCATGCTGGAAGAAGCCCACGCCATCGGCGAGCTGCTCAAAACCGGCTGGCGGCCCAAACGTACGCTGGTCTTTTGTTCCTGGGATGGGGAAGAACCCGCCCTGCTGGGTTCCACCGAGTTCGTCGAAGAACACGCCCGGGACCTGCAAAGACACGCCGTGGCCTACATCAACTCCGACGGGAACGGACGCGGTTTTCTCAACGCCGAAGGATCGCACGCCCTCCAACCCTTCCTGGAGCAGGTCGCCCGTGACGTAAAGGATCCCGAAACCGGTGTGAGCGTACTGGAACGCAGACGCGCGCGCGAGGCGGTGAATAGTGCCGACACCAAACAACGCTCGGAGCTGTTGGCGTCTTACCCTTTTCATATCGGCGCGCTGGGCTCCGGCTCCGACTTTTCACCTTTTATCCAGCACATCGGCGTGCCTTCCATCGACCTCGCCTACGGAGGCGAAGACCCCGGGGGCGAATACCACTCGATCTATGACTCTTACGACGACTACCGGCGGTTCAAAGACCCCGGCTTCGTCTACGGCGTAACCCTGGCCAAGACCGCCGGCCGCACCATGCTCCGGCTGTCGGAAGCCGACGTGCTGCCCTTCGACTTTACCGCGCTCTCCAAAACCATCGAGGGTTACGAGGGAGAGGTCACCGCCTTAGCCGAAAAAATGCGGGAATCAACAACGGTTGACAACCGGTTGATCAGGGAAGGCTACTACCGCCTCGCGGACAACCCTGCCGAGCCTATCCAGGCGCCCAGCCCCAAAACCGCGGTCCCCTTTTTCAACTTCGCACCCCTGCAAAACGCCCAGGCGGCCCTGTCCAAAGCCAGTGGCCGGCTCCAAAAGGTGTTGACACCTGCTTTATCCGGGGATACCCTCCGGGTCGTCAATACCGGTCTTTACCAGGCGGAGCAGCAGCTCCTCAGCGACCAGGGGTTACCCCGCCGGCCCTGGTACCGGCACACCATTTATGCCCCCGGGTTCTATACGGGCTACGGCGTGAAAACGCTGCCTGGGATCCGGGAGGCGCTGGAGCAGCGGAATTGGGCGGAGGTACAGCAGCAGATTGACCTCGACGCTGCGGTCCTTAGTCAATTCGCGGATTACCTCGATCGTCTTGCCACCTCTGCGGGGGCGCCCGAATAG
- a CDS encoding CAP domain-containing protein translates to MIILFLAIATGCHKSPVQVPWQQTMLDTVNAWRTRGCLCGTDTMPPVAPLVWNDTLAAAAQAHATDMLVHDYFAHIAPNGSSPLQRAAEAGFAGDYVGENIAEGFTTLTSVMQAWKNSPDHCQNMMDSTWTTLGAATAGNYWDQEFGGY, encoded by the coding sequence TTGATAATCCTCTTTCTGGCCATAGCCACCGGCTGTCACAAGTCGCCCGTTCAGGTACCCTGGCAACAGACGATGCTGGACACGGTCAATGCATGGCGTACCCGCGGTTGTCTCTGCGGTACGGATACCATGCCCCCCGTCGCCCCCCTGGTATGGAACGATACCCTGGCCGCCGCCGCCCAGGCACACGCCACCGACATGCTCGTCCACGACTATTTCGCACACATCGCCCCAAACGGCTCCTCCCCCCTCCAACGCGCCGCAGAGGCGGGATTCGCCGGTGACTATGTAGGTGAAAACATCGCCGAAGGCTTCACCACCCTCACCTCCGTGATGCAAGCCTGGAAAAACAGCCCCGACCACTGCCAAAACATGATGGACAGCACCTGGACCACCCTGGGCGCCGCCACCGCGGGAAATTATTGGGACCAGGAGTTCGGCGGCTACTAG
- a CDS encoding GH12 family glycosyl hydrolase domain-containing protein — translation MKRTKLLGLALGILALPACSKHSMAPSTGQVAANWSSSAQYASWSNGGYTIYNDVWGSGAGPQVIWANSYSNWGVWSEQPNTSGVKSFPNSTKTVGVALSSLTSCTSSFNVTPPGTGSYESTYDIWDSNNAYEIMLWMNWTGSVGPISYTYNSSGQPTPVATNVNVGGHTWNVYKGSNGSNAVFSFLCTSQTNSGTVDIRAILNWIKSQGWFGSITLGKVQFGFEITSSPSGLNFDCNSYSVSYGG, via the coding sequence ATGAAAAGAACCAAATTATTGGGGTTAGCCCTGGGCATCCTTGCTTTGCCCGCCTGTTCCAAACATTCCATGGCGCCGTCCACCGGGCAGGTGGCCGCCAACTGGTCCTCCTCCGCCCAATATGCGAGCTGGTCCAACGGGGGATACACCATCTACAATGACGTATGGGGAAGCGGCGCAGGTCCGCAGGTCATCTGGGCAAACTCCTACAGCAACTGGGGTGTCTGGTCCGAACAGCCGAACACCAGTGGCGTCAAGTCCTTCCCGAACAGTACCAAGACCGTGGGGGTTGCGCTCAGCTCGCTGACCAGTTGTACCAGCAGCTTTAACGTCACGCCTCCGGGCACCGGGTCCTACGAGAGTACCTATGACATCTGGGACAGCAACAATGCGTACGAAATCATGTTGTGGATGAACTGGACCGGGAGCGTCGGGCCTATTTCCTACACCTACAATTCCAGCGGTCAGCCCACCCCCGTTGCCACCAATGTCAATGTAGGCGGTCACACCTGGAACGTGTACAAAGGGTCCAACGGTTCCAACGCCGTTTTTTCCTTCCTCTGCACGAGCCAGACCAATTCCGGGACGGTCGACATACGCGCCATCCTGAACTGGATCAAGAGCCAGGGGTGGTTTGGAAGCATCACCCTCGGGAAGGTACAGTTCGGTTTCGAGATTACCTCCTCGCCTTCGGGGCTGAATTTTGACTGCAACAGTTATTCTGTATCCTACGGAGGGTAG
- a CDS encoding C45 family autoproteolytic acyltransferase/hydolase, producing the protein MRKNTLILIALSILAGCHSKNDRLAGAYRYNKNGWIYVHLEGAPEQIGYQHGYLLADEIDDNVKSTAFVLEHETGKDWGFYRNAAKTMFWPKIDSEYKEELGGIVEGLAAKGKTYDVYDLVALNGNIELSQYYVPYLQNLAKPGSALNKAPGNCSAFVATGSYTTDGKIAIGHNNWTNYVQGERWNVVADIVPAKGNHIFMDMMPGYIHSGDDFAINGGGLIITETTITQFNGFDTAGVAEFVRARKAEQYANTVDDFVKLMSDGNNGGYANDWLVGDINNNEIARVELGLKHVQVYRTKDGVYYGSNFASDSAVIKDETNFNPHDTTNSPNTRRRRWEALTTQYKGKIDDSVGRVMESDNLNAMTGTKEATRCVIAGSVDTDPKGCPEWDWAPYYPGGTVQCKLTTATMAKNFSFWAHMGNPSGKDFLAAPFLAAHPEYQWQSAYLRDMKAEPWTLFTAGSHQ; encoded by the coding sequence ATGAGAAAAAACACGTTAATTCTTATCGCTCTGTCAATTTTGGCAGGTTGTCACTCCAAGAACGACCGTTTGGCCGGCGCCTACCGGTACAATAAGAACGGCTGGATCTATGTCCACCTCGAAGGCGCTCCAGAACAGATTGGTTATCAGCACGGTTATCTGCTGGCCGACGAGATCGACGACAACGTCAAGTCGACGGCTTTTGTCCTCGAACACGAAACCGGGAAGGACTGGGGCTTCTACCGTAACGCCGCCAAGACTATGTTTTGGCCAAAGATCGACTCCGAATACAAGGAGGAGCTCGGGGGGATCGTAGAGGGGCTGGCAGCCAAAGGCAAAACGTATGACGTCTATGACCTGGTCGCCCTCAACGGCAATATCGAGCTTTCCCAATATTATGTCCCCTATCTTCAAAACCTCGCCAAACCGGGGTCGGCCCTCAACAAGGCCCCCGGCAACTGCAGCGCCTTTGTCGCCACCGGCAGTTATACGACCGACGGCAAAATCGCCATCGGGCACAACAACTGGACCAACTATGTACAGGGTGAGCGGTGGAACGTGGTGGCGGACATCGTCCCCGCGAAAGGCAACCATATATTTATGGACATGATGCCGGGTTACATCCACAGCGGGGACGACTTTGCGATCAACGGGGGTGGCCTGATCATCACGGAAACGACCATCACCCAGTTCAACGGCTTTGACACCGCGGGTGTTGCCGAATTTGTCCGGGCACGGAAGGCGGAACAATATGCCAACACCGTCGATGACTTTGTAAAATTGATGTCCGACGGCAATAACGGGGGGTATGCGAACGACTGGTTGGTGGGTGACATCAACAACAATGAGATCGCCCGGGTGGAATTGGGCCTCAAACACGTACAGGTCTACCGGACAAAGGACGGGGTCTACTACGGCTCGAACTTTGCCAGCGACTCCGCCGTCATCAAGGACGAGACCAACTTTAACCCCCACGACACCACCAACTCCCCCAATACACGCCGGAGGCGCTGGGAAGCCCTCACCACCCAATACAAAGGCAAAATAGACGACTCCGTGGGCCGGGTCATGGAAAGCGACAACCTCAACGCCATGACCGGGACCAAAGAAGCTACCCGCTGCGTCATCGCCGGCAGCGTGGATACCGACCCCAAGGGCTGTCCCGAATGGGACTGGGCGCCTTACTACCCCGGGGGTACGGTCCAGTGCAAACTCACCACGGCCACGATGGCCAAAAACTTTTCGTTCTGGGCCCACATGGGCAACCCGTCCGGCAAGGACTTCCTGGCGGCGCCGTTCCTGGCGGCACACCCGGAATATCAGTGGCAGTCGGCCTATCTTCGCGATATGAAGGCGGAGCCGTGGACGCTGTTCACGGCGGGCAGCCATCAATAA
- a CDS encoding DUF2061 domain-containing protein yields MKEHHYRSVVKGATWRICASMDTIILSYIFTGQITSALKIGAVEVVTKILLYYLHERLWMRVDWLKTRSADGTMVDNHYRSLIKGASYRFFGTLDTIVIALFITGNYTKAFSIGVTEVFTKIGFFYIHERIWQRIPFGIIKEETPAAAPAAEAVRA; encoded by the coding sequence ATGAAAGAACATCATTACAGGAGTGTTGTAAAAGGAGCCACCTGGAGAATTTGCGCTTCGATGGACACGATTATTTTGTCCTATATCTTCACCGGGCAGATCACGTCCGCCCTGAAGATCGGTGCAGTGGAGGTGGTGACGAAAATCCTCTTGTACTACCTCCACGAGCGACTTTGGATGCGCGTGGACTGGCTGAAAACCCGCTCGGCCGACGGGACGATGGTCGACAACCACTACCGCAGCCTGATCAAGGGCGCCAGCTACCGCTTTTTCGGTACCCTGGACACCATTGTCATCGCCTTATTCATCACCGGGAACTATACCAAGGCCTTTAGTATAGGCGTCACCGAAGTCTTTACCAAGATCGGGTTCTTTTATATTCACGAGCGCATCTGGCAAAGGATTCCCTTCGGGATCATTAAAGAAGAAACCCCGGCTGCAGCGCCGGCGGCGGAGGCCGTCCGCGCCTGA